The Malus sylvestris chromosome 3, drMalSylv7.2, whole genome shotgun sequence genomic sequence TGCAAATGCTTCGAATCCATCCAACTGGTCACCATCATCAGGTGCAAGCAACTCATTGATAGTGAAGACAGTTTGCGGTTCCATATTCTCATAGTTCAGATCTTCATAGTCATGCACCATCTCACCTTCGAATCCATTCATGGAGGCATCCCATTCAACATGGGATGGTGCAAAGTCCATGGAATTTGACAGGTAATTCATTTCACCATGTGTCGATATTCCAGGATGAGATATGTTACTCTCATGAAAGCCATCTACATCCTCTTCACGCTTAATACCCCTTCTCACTGGTAATTTCCTAGGCCCTGGCTCAGCAGTATTCCATTGAGCATTAACTTCTGAATCGTACTCTGTAACTAACTCAACTTTAgcgagagaaaagagaagaggaTCACCATCCTGCATGGGCACTTCCTCCATGGGAAATATTGGAGTAGCAGGTTCGTACAATTTAGAATCAGATATGGAAATGGTTGCAGAATCAGAGTCCTCTCCAACTGTTTCTTGCTTTGAACGCCTAGTGTGAACCTTCTTGTTCTCAAGCATCTTTATGTTTTTAGAATCAGTGTAAGGACACACGGGTGATTTTATCCTCCGACACTTGCAGCACTTGAAACCAGCCACTTCAGAAATCTTTGACTCGTTGAGCTCAACAGCTTCAGCATGGTACCAATCTGCATCACCACAAACATAATCCACCTTAGACACACGCAcactcagagagagagagagagaaagagagagagagagagattgccaAAAATACCACTTATGGGAGCACACTTACTTTTGCAAGTTTCGCAGCATATATACATCAGATCTGACTGATATGGCATATGGCACAAGTGGCAAACAGGATACAACCCATGCACTTCTGAACCATCCGCAAGAAGTATGTTATTAAGCAGGAAATCAGTGTCAGTTTCCTGGCCGTTCTTCTTTTTCCATATAATACCCCAAGAACAAATGCCGCGACGTCTTTTTGCTGCCAAAGCAGACTCTGAAGTTGCTTTCTTCTCGGAACGCGTCTCTTGTCCTTTGACATGTGTTACTGGTTGATTGTAATTTTTGGTCCGTGCAACACTGGTGACTGTCATGGGAGTTTGATATTCTTGCATTTGCAAGTGCAAAGGACTAGTTGGAGACTCCTTCAAGTTTGCATTTTTAGTGAAAGCCTTTGCATGGTAGCACTGCTTGCAAGTGATCAAGAACTCAACCTCTTCATTTGTAGAAACTGTTGAACTCATAGTACAGTCCTCATGACAATAACCTGACAACAATACAGAAGAAATTGCAAACATTggtaaaaaaaactttaaataCGTTTAAGAAGTTGGTATTTGATCATATAATTAGCAAAATCCTGCATTTTAAAAAAGAAGGTAGTTACTTGGCAACTCTTGCTTAAATCACATTTTTTAAGAGATTCCTAATTAAAACACTGCATTCGTAAAGACTAAAAGAAGGTTGTGTCAATGTACCTTGACAGATGCTGCACTTGAATGCATTCCTGAATTTACAACAGAGAAATAATGACTCAGTTTTTGACATAGCAGTATAGAGAACTTAACAATTAAAAAGAATAAATCATATCTTGTAGTTACCGCATTAAAACATTCAGTTGACATGAAGAGCAGGAACACAAGTCCAGATTCTCTCTCTTGCACACAAGATAGAAAAATATGTCCCTGCGGGGAACCTTCCACTGCTGTTTCTGTAACTTGCGAAACATATTCAAAGGCTCCTCAGCTGATGGCAAAAGAGCTTTGCCCACCCTTTCTTCATATTCTTTAATCAAATATAAAGGAATGCGCAGTTCAGGAAACCAAAACTTGTTATATCCATCTTGACTTTCCTCTGTTTCAATGATACTCTTTATTACACGGTTAGGCAGATGCTTTTGACtaccaaaatcaaccccatatATGGTACTGTTCTTCACAGATTTTTTATCACATATATTTGCATTTCTAAAAACAGATGCATCTGTCTCCACACCCTTCCCATCAGGGAGGTTCTGCTCAGGACGAACAAGATCACTCCATCTCAGATGATAGTCCAAATATCTGACCTGGTGAAATATTACAGTTGAAGTTTCTTAAGTTATCAACTACATACATCACCAGGTAACTTAATATGTTGCCAGGCCAAGAGATATACGGGTGAACAGAGCAAGGAATTTAGGTATTTGCAAGATAATAACAAACCTGAAGCGCAAGCTGTGATGCGTTCTTACTCATTTCAACTGCAGCCCTCCATACTGACTGCCTGCTTCTTTTAGGAATCTCAGAACCATCAGCATAAGATATACCAGGTATTTTCTTCCAACCACCTAACGGACCACCAAAAAAGCCTTTAGTACAGATCCCTGGAAGGAAAACCTTCAATAATTCAAAGATATCATAGGGGAGGAAAACAGCTAGTTTTGTGGAAAGGCAAAGACAGAAGTTACCCTGGCGAGCTGCTTTTTTAACCAGTGAAAATGATAAAATTGCTCTCTGGAATATAAGCTTTGATAGCTTCCCACCTTGCCACCAGACAAAACTCTGGTCACGGCAATCATCATCTTTATCGTCATGAATCGCATTCTGCTTCCTACCCCTCCTGCTGTTTGGTCCACGTTTTTGTGTAGGGCCAACAGAGCAAGTTGCACTTTGAATCATCAAAGATTCAACCAACCAATCATCCACCAGCTTAATCCACTCCCCAGATAGAGCAATGGTTCGGATATTTGCCTCAAGCTGCAGATAAGAGACACATCATCCATCAGAACAAATGCATAAGCATGAAAATATATATCACAAAATAATacacccatatataggatatacaAGGGAATTAAATAAACCGCAGGTCAAAATTTAGGGAAGAAAATAATATGAGATGCATAACTCGTTTCAAGGAACCTACCCAGGCATCTTATGCATTTTTGAGTCACACATATGCACACACTGCTGCTATAAATATTGTttaaaaactaacgaaaagcaGAGAAGTAAGCACTATGCTGCAACCAAAGTAGTCATAAAATACAAGAGGATTATTTCACTAAAATATTCCAGTACAGATTCAACAGAATAACTAAAAAGTTTTCACTATGCTAGAATAATGAAGTGATTGCACTTATATTGCACTCATTCCTACTAAATTAGTAAATTTGTATAACTTGGCTGGCATTGGTCTTTCTCACTAATCTTTACAAGTCATGTGaaacttaaaaagaaaaaaaatagcatatatattaccaaaagacgagcaaaaTGAAACTGATcaatgaaattaaaattttaattggcaaacttcaacttcaaagAAAATTGCATAATTGCCAATTAGTAGAAATTTCAAATCTCATGCTTTCAATATATCTACTGAActcaaaaattcaaattgaaaCTCAAATCAGATCGCAAAAGTTAAGACATAAATGGCAATAAATGTCCCTATAATCCTGCAACTGTCCTAATGAGTGGTTTGAAATTGGTCCTCTGATTTCAGTAGTCCATTTAATCTAACCAAAATCATTTTAGGCATCACTTGTCAGTAGTTGACATAGGAAGTTTAATGATGAAGGCCAGATCATAAACAGTGCCATTAAGTTTCATGTGGTGGAGCTCATGGAAGATAGAAACTAAGGCCCCTTTCACTAAACATACTGACCAACTAATATCTTCACAAAAAAAACAGACGTCAGGATATTAAAAACTTACTTCAAGCAATAGCGCTTTTATTGCACGGAAACTTGATCCTTGATAAATTTGTTTGCGCCACTGGTTTCTATAATTTTCATTTACAAAGGGTCCAGTTACTAGGCCACCTAAACTCTCCTCCATGTATAAAACATATGTTGCAATGCTTACAAGATTCCCCTCCCCATTCTTTATTGGATGCAGGCTGGCAAGGGTCTTCATAGTACCTTTGGTGGCACTCAAAGCAGCATGATTTAGCATACATCCTCTCTTGCTTGACACTGAAGCCTTACAAGAAAGACACCAACCACACCTCTCCCTTGGAACCTCCACAAGCTTCTTTTCAGAACTTGGCCAGAAGAATCGTGAGGCTGTTAATGAGAAGGCTTTTGTTTGCAATGAAATGTTTGCAGACGCAACTTTCCTGGGATTGCCTAAAGCCTGACTATCTGAGACCCGAGTTTCTTCTGATGATATTGCAGCAAGTTTGGAAGCAGCAGATGCAGCAAACTCTCCATGCATATAGTAATTTATGTATGCCTGAGGTTTATAAAAAGCCCCCATGCATGCATGCTCACTGTAAGAACTGTTGATGTTCCCTGAGGTGCATGTACTACGGGCTACTGCAAGCGGTCTCTCAACTGAACTTTGGTGGGTCAGATGAGATGGATCAGCCTGCTGGCTACCAGTACCATTAGGATCAGAAAATTCCATTTTCTGCCTTGTACGTATCTTGATAATCAAAGGCCGGCGCTCCTGTGGTTCACTGCCACCATTGCTCTGAAAATTAGGAAGGTCAGCTTGGATCTTATCAGAGGCATTGAGAGATGAAGCTGCCGTGTAACCTAAATTGGTATCACTTACACTAGTCACATAATTCTCAGCCTTGATCGGATCTGTAACTGTATGATTTTCCTTGCCAGGCAAAGGAAGTGACCGAGTAGAAGATTTTGCACCTTCCTTTGTATATTCCAATGGAATTTCTGTTTCAGTCGCTTCTGGAAAAGATAAGATACTTTCTGGGATACTCCAATATTGTAAAATTGCCTTGCACACATCCGAGTATAAAGCTGTATGTTGGCCAGATGAATGTAAAACTTTAAGGACTTTTGGAATATCATTCTGATTGTAATATCTAACACATGGTTCTGTATTGATAGTTTCCTTGATCCTGCAAAAATCATGCCAGGAGATTAAAACAAGCAAGCGGATAGGTTGAATGACATTCCAAATGAATGAGAAGACATTAAGAGCAAGACATATAGacagaacaacaacaacaacaacaacaacaaagccttttcccactaagtggggtcggctatatgaatcctagaacgccattgcgctcggttttgtgtcatgtcctccgttagatccaagtactctaagtcttttcttagagtctcttccaaagttttcctaggtcttcctctaccccttcggccctgaacctctgtcccgtagtcacatcttcgaaccggagcgtcattcggccttctttgcacatgtccaaatcaccggagccgattttctctcatctttcctacaatttc encodes the following:
- the LOC126616459 gene encoding DDT domain-containing protein PTM-like isoform X2, whose protein sequence is MDNPVVKKRGRPRKRKAEDEKDLKFGPEAKKRAVETRLIVLVGRYVLKDFGRSGIFLGKVVYYGAGLYRVNYEDGDCEDLESREIRGILVGDDDFDTGLNVRRKKLDDLVSKLNRETAAGLDKNVVNSVQEVDRIDSPALSDLGGGVKIESDETQIEGDDDSSSDSSEYARDRDMGFDDKPPPVPPPQLPPSSGTIGVPEQYVSHLFSVYGFLRSFSISLFLNPFTLDDFVGSLNCCAPNTLLDAIHVVLLRALRRHLDTLSSDGSEVAPKCLRCIDWNLIDTLTWPVYLVQYLTIMGYTKGPDWRGFYNDVLGKEYYLLSVGRKLIILQILCDDVLDAKDLRDELDMREESEVGIDYDAEVTNPLVSGPRRVHPRYSKTSAWKDREEVETNHTSGNANSISSKGVKEDMDDVDHNSDECRLCGMDGTLLCCDGCPSAYHTRCIGVMKLSIPEGSWYCPDCTIDKIGPTITMGTSVKGAQIFGIDSYEHIFMGTCNHLLVIKETINTEPCVRYYNQNDIPKVLKVLHSSGQHTALYSDVCKAILQYWSIPESILSFPEATETEIPLEYTKEGAKSSTRSLPLPGKENHTVTDPIKAENYVTSVSDTNLGYTAASSLNASDKIQADLPNFQSNGGSEPQERRPLIIKIRTRQKMEFSDPNGTGSQQADPSHLTHQSSVERPLAVARSTCTSGNINSSYSEHACMGAFYKPQAYINYYMHGEFAASAASKLAAISSEETRVSDSQALGNPRKVASANISLQTKAFSLTASRFFWPSSEKKLVEVPRERCGWCLSCKASVSSKRGCMLNHAALSATKGTMKTLASLHPIKNGEGNLVSIATYVLYMEESLGGLVTGPFVNENYRNQWRKQIYQGSSFRAIKALLLELEANIRTIALSGEWIKLVDDWLVESLMIQSATCSVGPTQKRGPNSRRGRKQNAIHDDKDDDCRDQSFVWWQGGKLSKLIFQRAILSFSLVKKAARQGGWKKIPGISYADGSEIPKRSRQSVWRAAVEMSKNASQLALQVRYLDYHLRWSDLVRPEQNLPDGKGVETDASVFRNANICDKKSVKNSTIYGVDFGSQKHLPNRVIKSIIETEESQDGYNKFWFPELRIPLYLIKEYEERVGKALLPSAEEPLNMFRKLQKQQWKVPRRDIFFYLVCKRENLDLCSCSSCQLNVLMRNAFKCSICQGYCHEDCTMSSTVSTNEEVEFLITCKQCYHAKAFTKNANLKESPTSPLHLQMQEYQTPMTVTSVARTKNYNQPVTHVKGQETRSEKKATSESALAAKRRRGICSWGIIWKKKNGQETDTDFLLNNILLADGSEVHGLYPVCHLCHMPYQSDLMYICCETCKNWYHAEAVELNESKISEVAGFKCCKCRRIKSPVCPYTDSKNIKMLENKKVHTRRSKQETVGEDSDSATISISDSKLYEPATPIFPMEEVPMQDGDPLLFSLAKVELVTEYDSEVNAQWNTAEPGPRKLPVRRGIKREEDVDGFHESNISHPGISTHGEMNYLSNSMDFAPSHVEWDASMNGFEGEMVHDYEDLNYENMEPQTVFTINELLAPDDGDQLDGFEAFADESGNLENQYTVFQDGGPDQYNIATFTDEVKSAVDMMQCQVCSLQEPSPDLSCQNCGLLIHNECSPWTESSPMNGSWKCGQCREWR
- the LOC126616459 gene encoding DDT domain-containing protein PTM-like isoform X3 — protein: MDNPVVKKRGRPRKRKAEDEKDLKFGPEAKKRAVETRLIVLVGRYVLKDFGRSGIFLGKVVYYGAGLYRVNYEDGDCEDLESREIRGILVGDDDFDTGLNVRRKKLDDLVSKLNRETAAGLDKNVVNSVQEVDRIDSPALSDLGGGVKIESDETQIEGDDDSSSDSSEYARDRDMGFDDKPPPVPPPQLPPSSGTIGVPEQYVSHLFSVYGFLRSFSISLFLNPFTLDDFVGSLNCCAPNTLLDAIHVVLLRALRRHLDTLSSDGSEVAPKCLRCIDWNLIDTLTWPVYLVQYLTIMGYTKGPDWRGFYNDVLGKEYYLLSVGRKLIILQILCDDVLDAKDLRDELDMREESEVGIDYDAEVTNPLVSGPRRVHPRYSKTSAWKDREEVETNHTSGNANSISSKGVKEDMDDVDHNSDECRLCGMDGTLLCCDGCPSAYHTRCIGVMKLSIPEGSWYCPDCTIDKIGPTITMGTSVKGAQIFGIDSYEHIFMGTCNHLLVIKETINTEPCVRYYNQNDIPKVLKVLHSSGQHTALYSDVCKAILQYWSIPESILSFPEATETEIPLEYTKEGAKSSTRSLPLPGKENHTVTDPIKAENYVTSSNGGSEPQERRPLIIKIRTRQKMEFSDPNGTGSQQADPSHLTHQSSVERPLAVARSTCTSGNINSSYSEHACMGAFYKPQAYINYYMHGEFAASAASKLAAISSEETRVSDSQALGNPRKVASANISLQTKAFSLTASRFFWPSSEKKLVEVPRERCGWCLSCKASVSSKRGCMLNHAALSATKGTMKTLASLHPIKNGEGNLVSIATYVLYMEESLGGLVTGPFVNENYRNQWRKQIYQGSSFRAIKALLLELEANIRTIALSGEWIKLVDDWLVESLMIQSATCSVGPTQKRGPNSRRGRKQNAIHDDKDDDCRDQSFVWWQGGKLSKLIFQRAILSFSLVKKAARQGICTKGFFGGPLGGWKKIPGISYADGSEIPKRSRQSVWRAAVEMSKNASQLALQVRYLDYHLRWSDLVRPEQNLPDGKGVETDASVFRNANICDKKSVKNSTIYGVDFGSQKHLPNRVIKSIIETEESQDGYNKFWFPELRIPLYLIKEYEERVGKALLPSAEEPLNMFRKLQKQQWKVPRRDIFFYLVCKRENLDLCSCSSCQLNVLMRNAFKCSICQGYCHEDCTMSSTVSTNEEVEFLITCKQCYHAKAFTKNANLKESPTSPLHLQMQEYQTPMTVTSVARTKNYNQPVTHVKGQETRSEKKATSESALAAKRRRGICSWGIIWKKKNGQETDTDFLLNNILLADGSEVHGLYPVCHLCHMPYQSDLMYICCETCKNWYHAEAVELNESKISEVAGFKCCKCRRIKSPVCPYTDSKNIKMLENKKVHTRRSKQETVGEDSDSATISISDSKLYEPATPIFPMEEVPMQDGDPLLFSLAKVELVTEYDSEVNAQWNTAEPGPRKLPVRRGIKREEDVDGFHESNISHPGISTHGEMNYLSNSMDFAPSHVEWDASMNGFEGEMVHDYEDLNYENMEPQTVFTINELLAPDDGDQLDGFEAFADESGNLENQYTVFQDGGPDQYNIATFTDEVKSAVDMMQCQVCSLQEPSPDLSCQNCGLLIHNECSPWTESSPMNGSWKCGQCREWR
- the LOC126616459 gene encoding DDT domain-containing protein PTM-like isoform X1: MDNPVVKKRGRPRKRKAEDEKDLKFGPEAKKRAVETRLIVLVGRYVLKDFGRSGIFLGKVVYYGAGLYRVNYEDGDCEDLESREIRGILVGDDDFDTGLNVRRKKLDDLVSKLNRETAAGLDKNVVNSVQEVDRIDSPALSDLGGGVKIESDETQIEGDDDSSSDSSEYARDRDMGFDDKPPPVPPPQLPPSSGTIGVPEQYVSHLFSVYGFLRSFSISLFLNPFTLDDFVGSLNCCAPNTLLDAIHVVLLRALRRHLDTLSSDGSEVAPKCLRCIDWNLIDTLTWPVYLVQYLTIMGYTKGPDWRGFYNDVLGKEYYLLSVGRKLIILQILCDDVLDAKDLRDELDMREESEVGIDYDAEVTNPLVSGPRRVHPRYSKTSAWKDREEVETNHTSGNANSISSKGVKEDMDDVDHNSDECRLCGMDGTLLCCDGCPSAYHTRCIGVMKLSIPEGSWYCPDCTIDKIGPTITMGTSVKGAQIFGIDSYEHIFMGTCNHLLVIKETINTEPCVRYYNQNDIPKVLKVLHSSGQHTALYSDVCKAILQYWSIPESILSFPEATETEIPLEYTKEGAKSSTRSLPLPGKENHTVTDPIKAENYVTSVSDTNLGYTAASSLNASDKIQADLPNFQSNGGSEPQERRPLIIKIRTRQKMEFSDPNGTGSQQADPSHLTHQSSVERPLAVARSTCTSGNINSSYSEHACMGAFYKPQAYINYYMHGEFAASAASKLAAISSEETRVSDSQALGNPRKVASANISLQTKAFSLTASRFFWPSSEKKLVEVPRERCGWCLSCKASVSSKRGCMLNHAALSATKGTMKTLASLHPIKNGEGNLVSIATYVLYMEESLGGLVTGPFVNENYRNQWRKQIYQGSSFRAIKALLLELEANIRTIALSGEWIKLVDDWLVESLMIQSATCSVGPTQKRGPNSRRGRKQNAIHDDKDDDCRDQSFVWWQGGKLSKLIFQRAILSFSLVKKAARQGICTKGFFGGPLGGWKKIPGISYADGSEIPKRSRQSVWRAAVEMSKNASQLALQVRYLDYHLRWSDLVRPEQNLPDGKGVETDASVFRNANICDKKSVKNSTIYGVDFGSQKHLPNRVIKSIIETEESQDGYNKFWFPELRIPLYLIKEYEERVGKALLPSAEEPLNMFRKLQKQQWKVPRRDIFFYLVCKRENLDLCSCSSCQLNVLMRNAFKCSICQGYCHEDCTMSSTVSTNEEVEFLITCKQCYHAKAFTKNANLKESPTSPLHLQMQEYQTPMTVTSVARTKNYNQPVTHVKGQETRSEKKATSESALAAKRRRGICSWGIIWKKKNGQETDTDFLLNNILLADGSEVHGLYPVCHLCHMPYQSDLMYICCETCKNWYHAEAVELNESKISEVAGFKCCKCRRIKSPVCPYTDSKNIKMLENKKVHTRRSKQETVGEDSDSATISISDSKLYEPATPIFPMEEVPMQDGDPLLFSLAKVELVTEYDSEVNAQWNTAEPGPRKLPVRRGIKREEDVDGFHESNISHPGISTHGEMNYLSNSMDFAPSHVEWDASMNGFEGEMVHDYEDLNYENMEPQTVFTINELLAPDDGDQLDGFEAFADESGNLENQYTVFQDGGPDQYNIATFTDEVKSAVDMMQCQVCSLQEPSPDLSCQNCGLLIHNECSPWTESSPMNGSWKCGQCREWR